A DNA window from Coffea arabica cultivar ET-39 chromosome 6c, Coffea Arabica ET-39 HiFi, whole genome shotgun sequence contains the following coding sequences:
- the LOC113693101 gene encoding uncharacterized protein, whose protein sequence is MFLKGKARLWFQGLAPGSIRSFPELARQFVAQFVSSKTYAKNATHLMSIRQKPDESLRNFMTRFNAESLQVRDKDEKVVMAAFTNGLRVEELFYELAKKPPINLEELLTRAHAAANAEEAGRLKTESDRELGDRKGRANPQEGKDIPAKKNVFDRLSKEKAPAPPPLPEKSYTPLTRPRAQILAVMEAEGLGDRPPKMGTPRNKRNQDRYCAFHRDVGHDTEGCWALRKEIEDLIQRGFLGRFVRHGRSGQESGRHYYGDRREGQRRDRPERRDAPRGHSPDQDIQNLAGVINTIAGGPTGGTAIHLGRASDRPPKGTTP, encoded by the coding sequence ATGTTCCTGAAGGGGAAAGCTCGGCTCTGGTTCCAGGGCTTGGCACCAGGATCTATTCGGAGTTTCCCCGAGCTGGCTAGACAGTTCGTCGCCCAGTTCGTCTCCTCGAAGACCTACGCGAAGAACGCCACCCACCTGATGTCTATCAGGCAGAAGCCCGATGAATCGCTGAGGAACTTCATGACCCGCTTCAACGCGGAGAGCTTGCAGGTCAGGGACAAAGATGAAAAAGTGGTAATGGCCGCCTTCACGAACGGGCTCAGGGTAGAGGAGCTCTTCTACGAGTTGGCCAAAAAGCCTCCCATAAACCTGGAGGAGCTCCTAACCCGGGCGCACGCGGCCGCCAACGCAGAGGAGGCAGGTCGCCTGAAGACGGAGTCAGATCGGGAGCTCGGAGATCGGAAGGGTCGGGCGAACCCCCAAGAGGGCAAGGACATCCCGGCCAAGAAGAATGTGTTTGATCGGCTCTCGAAGGAGAAGGCGCCTGCTCCGCCGCCACTCCCAGAGAAGAGCTACACCCCTCTGACACGGCCTAGAGCTCAGATCTTGGCTGTTATGGAGGCGGAAGGGCTGGGAGATCGGCCGCCTAAGATGGGGACACCTCGGAACAAGAGGAACCAGGACCGGTACTGTGCCTTTCACCGTGACGTGGGACATGACACGGAGGGATGCTGGGCCCTACGGAAGGAGATCGAGGATCTGATCCAGCGTGGTTTTCTGGGACGGTTCGTACGCCATGGCAGGTCGGGCCAGGAGTCCGGGCGCCATTATTATGGAGACCGGCGTGAGGGACAGCGCCGCGACCGCCCTGAGCGGCGTGACGCTCCTCGGGGCCACTCTCCCGACCAGGACATCCAGAACTTGGCGGGGGTGATCAACACCATCGCCGGAGGCCCCACGGGGGGGACAGCCATACATCTCGGAAGAGCAAGCGACCGCCCCCCGAAGGGGACGACTCCTTGA
- the LOC113691465 gene encoding uncharacterized protein, translated as MASSITLIAVFSIALFGCITEARKNPTDFLQSAVINEHTEDNHHAEPSPSNQKKTTNGNTLKDFESKRGSHLFYHGDDASPLVKDFESKLGSLLLYHYGAEEKPLRKDSLFGAPLRKDFESKLGSLLLYHYGAEEKPLRKDFESKLGSLLLYHYGAEEKTLMKDFESKRGSHLFYHGDDAKPMKDN; from the exons ATGGCTTCATCTATCACTCTGATCGCAGTCTTTTCAATTGCCCTG TTTGGATGCATCACGGAAGCAAGGAAGAATCCTACGGACTTTTTGCAATCTGCTGTCATTAATGAGCATACTGAGGACAATCACCATGCAGAGCCGTCCCCTTCCAATCAGAAGAAGACAACTAATGGTAACACATTGAAAGACTTTGAGTCGAAGCGTGGCTCCCATCTCTTCTATCATGGCGACGACGCTTCTCCTCTGGTGAAAGACTTTGAGTCGAAGCTTGGCTCCCTTCTCTTATATCATTATGGCGCCGAGGAGAAACCTCTGAGGAAAGACTCATTATTTGGCGCTCCTCTGAGGAAAGACTTTGAGTCGAAGCTTGGCTCCCTTCTCTTATATCATTATGGCGCCGAGGAGAAACCTCTGAGGAAAGACTTTGAGTCGAAGCTTGGCTCCCTTCTCTTATATCATTATGGCGCCGAGGAGAAAACGCTGATGAAAGACTTTGAGTCGAAACGTGGCTCCCATCTCTTCTATCATGGCGACGACGCTAAGCCAATGAAAGATAATTAA
- the LOC140008663 gene encoding uncharacterized protein — protein sequence MCLRYGKQEGEEVLNEFLNRTVFGNYKGSGIASRDKDLPHHLLDAFWPVLVSESCKDKPISPKSRASNDAVCLNHFKNFRRCSNLHEYIHNLPCFLRWRRSNIDNDSSTKKYVHCFRSATELKAKGIHFRTSSADSSKGIKFKSGYFYATLEVPIWFVSIDTKVFFLNMIAYEMCPSTSTDRAVTAYIEFMKSLIDNPKDVKELREKKDIAHNFGQ from the coding sequence atgtgtttgagatatgggAAACAAGAAGGTGAAGAGGTGCTCAACGAGTTCTTGAACAGGACTGTGTTCGGGAATTACAAGGGGAGTGGAATAGCTAGCAGAGATAAGGACCTACCCCATCATCTTCTGGACGCTTTCTGGCCAGTTCTTGTCTCTGAATCCTGTAAAGACAAACCAATTTCTCCAAAATCTAGGGCCAGCAATGACGCTGTCTGTCTCAATCACTTCAAAAATTTTCGCAGATGCAGCAATCTTCACGAGTATATTCATAATTTGCCATGTTTTCTGCGGTGGAGAAGATCAAATATTGACAATGATTCTAGCACGAAAAAATACGTTCATTGCTTTCGTTCAGCCACGGAGTTGAAGGCCAAGGGAATTCACTTTAGGACCAGCAGTGCTGATTCTTCGAAGGGCATCAAGTTCAAATCAGGTTATTTCTATGCAACACTTGAAGTTCCAATTTGGTTTGTTTCGATTGACACCAAAGTTTTCTTTTTAAATATGATTGCCTATGAAATGTGCCCAAGTACCAGCACTGACCGAGCAGTGACAGCATATATTGAGTTCATGAAATCGCTGATCGACAACCCCAAGGATGTGAAAGAACTAAGGGAAAAAAAGGATATTGCTCACAACTTTGGGCAGTGA